The following proteins come from a genomic window of Liolophura sinensis isolate JHLJ2023 chromosome 13, CUHK_Ljap_v2, whole genome shotgun sequence:
- the LOC135480349 gene encoding LOW QUALITY PROTEIN: uncharacterized protein LOC135480349 (The sequence of the model RefSeq protein was modified relative to this genomic sequence to represent the inferred CDS: inserted 1 base in 1 codon), with product MYSCHLCKASLGSLRRYVRHFRVHSNVPNARIRGVKRNCHRTFSSYSPILKHIRCDHQQERQFAQRTVREIKCGLAECEKPVDNLKLLLSHLKGHLCQNIQIQCPFSEXQKRSTKEGTFGSHISRYHKNRSVSSMGESCTAVYEGAEVSGFSLTDSDSAILELENESSATSPCKNIALLYLRLRAKHHVPDSVIQTFIDGLSNVHSLSQEKLKLNLAF from the exons ATGTATAGCTGCCATTTATGTAAGGCGTCGTTAGGGTCATTACGGAGATATGTGAGACATTTTAGGGTGCATTCCAACGTTCCAAATGCAAGGATTCGAGGCGTGAAAAGGAACTGTCACAGAACTTTCAGTTCGTACTCGCCAATACTAAAACACATTCGATGTGATCACCAGCAGGAGAGACAATTCGCGCAGAGAACTGTTCGAGAAATTAAATGTGGATTAGCCGAGTGTGAAAAGCCTGTCGATAATCTGAAGCTTTTGTTGTCTCATCTGAAGGGTCATCTTTGTCAAAATATTCAGATACAATGTCCTTTTTCAG AACAAAAGCGCTCTACAAAAGAAGGAACATTCGGAAGCCATATCTCTAGATACCATAAAAACCGTTCCGTTTCTAGCATGGGAGAAAGCTGTACAGCGGTTTATGAAGGTGCTGAAGTGAGTGGATTCTCTTTAACAGATAGTGACTCTGCCATATTAGAACTAGAAAATGAATCCAGTGCTACGAGTCCTTGT AAAAATATAGCATTGTTGTATCTAAGGCTTCGGGCTAAGCACCATGTTCCAGACTCTGTGATTCAAACATTCATTGATGGACTCTCCAATGTGCATTCTCTCAGTcaagaaaaattaaaactgaaccTGGCATTCTGA